CCGGATTGCGTCGTCAGCGTCACCTTGGTCTTCGGCTTCGGCTGATCCTTGAACACCAGCTTGAATTCGCCGGTCTTGCCGGTGGGCACGAGGTCGAGCGGCAGCTTGGGCGGCAGCGCGGCGAAGCCGGTGATCAGGCGCGCGGCCGGATGAAACCAGTTGCGGACCTCCTTGTCGGGCTGCTTCCAGGTGTAGAGCGGGTAGTTGGCATCCTGCGCGACGATGCTGTCGCCGGCCTTGGCGGCGAACGGCAGCGTGAAGCCGGTCGCGGTCTTGGTGGCGTCGACGGTCTGCTCGCCCTTGGCGGAGATCAGCGTCGCGGTCGGCTTGCTGAACTTGTCGAGCAGGCCCGGCGAGACTTCGCGCAGATTGTCGCCGAACTCGCCGAACCGCACCACCGCGTTCTGCCCGTCGGCCTGCTCGATCCAGATCTGATGCGCCTGCGCGGAATTCATCGCGCCGAGCAGCGCAACGAGGGCGATCGAAAGCTTGTTCATGGCGGTTACCTTCAGGGTTCGTTGCATCTCTATTGCGCCGGAGCTCTCTTCACCCTCCCCTGGAGGGGGAGGGTCGGCGGGTAGCGCGCAAAGCGCGCTGCACGACGGGGTGGGGTGAGCAGCGAGCACGGCGGATGAACTCTTCGCCACCCCACCCCGCTCGCTTCGCGAGCGACCCTCCCCCTCCAGGGGAGGGTGGTGCTCAAATGCGATCGTCCACCCCGCGCGCGGGGAGAGGTGAACTCGGGACGTCCGATCAGAAATCGAACGCCGCGGAGAGGATGTAGGTGCGCGGCGCGCCGACGGTCACGTAGGTGCCGGTGGTGAGCCAGTAGTTCTCGCCGGTGACGTTCTCGATGTTGAATCGGAAGGTGACGGGCTTGCCGGTGAGCGCGGTGGTGGCGTAGCGCGCGCCGATATCGAGCCGGGTCCAGTCCGGGAACTTCACCGTGTTGGCGGTGGTGAGATAGGAGCTGCCGGTGTAGATCACGCGGCCGTTGAGCGAGAGGCCCTGCACCCACGGCGTATCCCAGTCGAGACCGGCCGAGAACGTCTTGTCCGGCACGCCGGCGGCGTCGTTGCCGCGCTGGGTCTGATCGCTGGGATTGGTCAGCTCGGGCTTGACGAAGGTCGCGCTGACCATGCCGCGCAGGTTCGGCAGGATCAGGCCGTAGGCGTTCAGCTCGACGCCGCGGTTGCGCTGCTCGCCGTCGTAGAGCCGCTCGTTCGCGGCCG
The DNA window shown above is from Rhodopseudomonas palustris HaA2 and carries:
- a CDS encoding DUF4198 domain-containing protein, which gives rise to MNKLSIALVALLGAMNSAQAHQIWIEQADGQNAVVRFGEFGDNLREVSPGLLDKFSKPTATLISAKGEQTVDATKTATGFTLPFAAKAGDSIVAQDANYPLYTWKQPDKEVRNWFHPAARLITGFAALPPKLPLDLVPTGKTGEFKLVFKDQPKPKTKVTLTTQSGWAKEAHTDAQGQVSFEMPWKGVYVVEVSYTDRTPGERAGEKFDAVVYGTTLTFMQADGLPPIPAGPAATPTAPK